In Miscanthus floridulus cultivar M001 chromosome 5, ASM1932011v1, whole genome shotgun sequence, one genomic interval encodes:
- the LOC136454079 gene encoding cationic peroxidase SPC4-like: protein MSRAATLAAAAAVAVVLICFSSTATAADSNGNARQPPLAPGLSFDFYKRTCPKAESIVRSFVQDAVRRDVGLAAGLLRLHFHDCFVQGCDASVLLDGSATGPGEQQAPPNLTLRPTAFKAINDIHDRLQKECGGAVVSCSDVLALAARDSIVVSGGPSYKVPLGQRDSTSFATQEDVLSDLPPPTATVPALLAVLSKINLDATDLVALSGGHTIGLGHCASFEDRLFPRPDPTLNATFASQLRRTCPAKGTDRRRVLDVRTPDAFDNKYYVNLVNREGLFTSDQDLFTNPGTRPLVEKFARSQKDFFDQFAFSVVKMGQINVLTGAQGEIRTNCSARNADVTMPWSVVEEAAESLVF from the exons ATGTCTCGTGCTGCTAcgctcgctgccgctgccgcgGTGGCCGTCGTCCTCATCTGCTTCTCCTCAACGGCTACCGCGGCGGACAGCAACGGCAACGCGAGGCAGCCGCCGCTGGCCCCGGGCCTGTCCTTCGACTTCTACAAGCGGACCTGCCCCAAGGCGGAGTCCATCGTGCGGAGCTTCGTGCAGGACGCCGTGCGCAGGGACGTCGGCCTCGCCGCCGGCCTCCTGCGCCTCcacttccacgactgcttcgtccAGGGCTGCGACGCCTCCGTGCTCCTGGACGGCTCCGCCACCGGGCCGGGCGAGCAGCAGGCGCCGCCCAACCTCACGCTGCGCCCCACCGCGTTCAAGGCCATCAACGACATCCACGACCGCCTCCAGAAGGAGTGCGGTGGCGCCGTTGTCTCCTGCTCCGACGTCCTCGCGCTCGCCGCCCGGGACTCCATCGTCGTG TCCGGCGGGCCCAGCTACAAGGTGCCCCTGGGTCAGCGCGACAGCACCAGCTTCGCGACGCAGGAGGACGTCCTGAGCGACCTCCCGCCGCCGACGGCCACCGTGCCGGCGCTGCTGGCCGTGCTGTCCAAGATCAACCTGGACGCGACGGACCTGGTGGCGCTGTCGGGCGGGCACACCATCGGGCTAGGCCACTGCGCGTCGTTCGAGGACCGCCTGTTCCCGCGCCCGGACCCGACGCTGAACGCCACCTTCGCCAGCCAGCTCCGGCGGACCTGCCCGGCCAAGGGCACCGACCGGCGGAGGGTGCTGGACGTGCGCACGCCTGACGCGTTCGACAACAAGTACTACGTGAACCTGGTGAACCGGGAGGGGCTCTTCACCTCAGACCAGGACCTCTTCACCAACCCCGGCACTAGGCCTCTCGTCGAGAAGTTCGCGCGCAGCCAGAAGGACTTCTTCGACCAGTTCGCCTTCTCCGTGGTGAAGATGGGGCAAATCAATGTGCTCACGGGGGCGCAGGGGGAGATCCGCACCAACTGCTCCGCCCGCAACGCCGACGTGACGATGCCGTGGTCCGTCGTCGAGGAGGCTGCAGAGAGCCTCGTGTTCTAG
- the LOC136454078 gene encoding syntaxin-61-like: MSSAQDPFYVVREEIQDSIDKLQSTFHRWEQTASNTGEYVHLTKELLTSCESIEWQVDELEKTISVASRDPAYYGLDEVELSRRRNWTGSARKQVGTVKRAIEKGKSNAATSKYQDTSRTNHYSAQDNDDFISSESDRQLLLMRQQDEELDELSESVQRIGGVGLTIHEELSGQERILNDLSLEMETTSNRLDFVQKRVAMVMKKAGIKGQIMLIAFLVVLFIILFVLVFLT, encoded by the exons ATGAGCTCGGCGCAGGATCCGTTCTACGTCGTCCGGGAGGAGATCCAGGACTCG ATTGATAAACTGCAAAGTACCTTCCACCGTTGGGAGCAAACTGCTTCAAACACAGGAGAATATGTTCATCTGACAAAGGAGCTTCTGACCAGCTGTGAAAGCATCGAGTGGCAG GTAGATGAGCTGGAAAAGACAATCTCAGTCGCATCAAGGGATCCAGCATACTATGGACTTGACGAAGTTGAGCTTTCCAGACGAAGAAACTGGACTGGTTCTGCTCGTAAGCAG GTTGGTACAGTCAAGAGAGCTATTGAAAAGGGCAAGAGCAATGCAGCAACTTCAAAATACCAGgatacaagcaggaccaaccactATTCTGCCCAAGATAATGATGACTTTATTTCTTCAGAATCAGATAGACAGCTTCTACTCATGAG GCAGCAGGATGAGGAACTTGATGAGCTCAGTGAAAGTGTCCAAAGGATTGGTGGTGTAGGGCTAACCATACACGAAGAGCTGTCCGGACAG GAAAGGATCCTAAACGACCTAAGCTTGGAGATGGAGACTACTTCCAACAGACTTGATTTCGTGCAG AAAAGAGTGGCCATGGTGATGAAGAAGGCTGGCATCAAGGGTCAGATCATGTTGATCGCGTTCCTGGTTGTTCTATTCATCATTCTTTTCGTTTTGGTGTTCTTGACATAG